The region atttccatcctgatcagtaggatacatcctttgcttgacgcgacacctgctcaaacctgctctttcactCTAGCGGTTGTAACTTTCCATACGGTCATTGATGTAGAGTCTTTACATGCTGGCAGACTAAATACCTTTCGACGAATgacgctatgtccctcttcataccattccaccaaaaggacttcttcagatcttgatacattttcgtacttcctgggtgggcggtgtaaggagtctcatgtgcttcactcatAACCTCGTTTTTGAGTTCCTCATTATCCGGTATGCATAGTCTTCCTTTgaaagtaagggcattgtcaccttcttcactaaaattcccAGATCCACCGGTTCGCACTTCCACATGAATTTCCTCCAATTTCGCATCCATCTGTTGTGCTTTAATAATTCTCGGCCTTAGGTCAGGTTCAACAGCTAAAGTGGTGATTCGCGCTaccactgtttcaggtgccctcaccacttccaaacgcatttGCTAAACTCGCGAATcaagctttcttctttggtgagaaaagtggccagttgggaatggtccttccggctcaaagcatctgccactacatttgctttgccggggtggtaattgatgccacaatcgtagtccttcaccaactcgagccatctttgttgccgcatgttcaaatctttctgctcgaagaaatactttagACTTTTGTGatccgtaaagatctcacatcggactccgtagagatgatgtctccagatctttaaggcgtgtactaccgctgctaactccaagtcgtgggttggatagttcaactcttGTTGTTGAattaacacacatccaagtcccaccttcgaagcgtcagtGTATACCACGTGGTTCACTCCAGGCTCTGGAACGGCTAGAATCAGTACACTAGTTAGTTTCTCCTTCAAGAGTTggaaacttgcctcacactccgaggtccaattgacttttgtccctttcttgagttgttgggtcatgggtctcgctatcttggagaatccctcAATAAACCTTCGGCAGTATCCTGCcaagcctaggaaactccgaatctcgtttggtgttgaaggtgctttccatTGGTGTACCACCTCAACCTTGGCGGGgtccactcgaattccttctgccgacacaaTGTGACCCAAGAAATtcacttccttaagccaaaactcacacttgctgaatttggcataTAGTTTTTCACTCCTCAACGGCTCCAAAGTGATTCGCATGTGTTCCTCGTGTCCTTTCTCATCCTTCGAGTAGACGAGTACATAatctatgaagaccaaaacgaatttatccaCATATGGATGAAATactcgattcatcaaatccatgaatactgcaggtgcattcgtcaatccaaacggcattacgaaccttaagtccatctttgatgGTATACgaaccttaagtccatctttgagaagcagtcttcggtatgtcctTTCTTCGGACTCTCAATTGATGGTATACgaaccttaagtccatctttgagaacacaccggctcctcgaagttgatcgaataggtcatatatcctcggcagtggatatttgttcttgagagtcatcttgttcaactctctataatcgatacacatcctcatcgtcccatccttcttcttcacaaaaagcacaggcgcgccccacggtgaaatactgggtctaatgaaacccaagttcataagctcttgaagttatatcttgagttcttccaactctttaggCGTCATTCGATATGGGGCCTTAGACACAGGTACCGACCCaggctctaggtcgattgtgaactccaattgtcgatctggcggtgggcCGGGAAAAGCTTCAGGAAAAacgtctggaaattctcgtaccacaGCAACATcatccactttcctttcttccttctcaTCTCTTTGTAGATAGACCAGATAGGCAGGGCGCCCTTTCCTCAACATCGTAGTGGCTTGGTGtgcggagatgatagacgtGTTCCGGTTCATCGTGATTTCATGATACACGATTGGTTATTTTCCAGGACTTGTAATGCtatttgtctctccttgcaaCGAATAGTAGCAAAATTCACAGttaaccaatccattcccaagattatatCGATATTCCCCATTGCCATGACTTTTAAGTTGTGCGCGACTAgcttaagttctcccataaAAATTTCTACATTCGAGCATGTTCGAGAAATCTCTATTAcccctcccactggtgaggtcaccatcatcttatgttcagatatATTAGCAGGCATACTTAATGTGTCCACACATAGTTCTGATATGAAAGAATGCGATGCGCCTGTATCAAACAATACAACAATAGGTGTATCGAGGAGTtggcccatacctgccaagtttccgtTCTCGTGACTCCCTTGCTCAGTCTTGGGTTGTTTAGAACTCAGCGCATATGCTCTATCCTGGGAGGGAAGTCTTGGGCGgtgaggttgttgttgtcgcggaggttgatcaCGATTCATCCTTGGTTGGTTCCGCCGGTGGTGCCCTCGACTGCTGACGGAATCCTTGATTGTTCTGCCTTGACCCCATCCCCAcattcttgctcggacactctctagagaagtggccattttccccacagttaaagcacttg is a window of Salvia splendens isolate huo1 chromosome 3, SspV2, whole genome shotgun sequence DNA encoding:
- the LOC121796881 gene encoding uncharacterized protein LOC121796881, with amino-acid sequence MWGWGQGRTIKDSVSSRGHHRRNQPRMNRDQPPRQQQPHRPRLPSQDRAYALSSKQPKTEQGSHENGNLAGMGQLLDTPIVVLFDTGASHSFISELCVDTLSMPANISEHKMMVTSPVGGVIEISRTCSNVEIFMGELKLVAHNLKVMAMGNIDIILGMDWLTVNFATIRCKERQIALQVLENNQSCIMKSR